GCAGATCCAAGACTGTCCGGTGTTGGACAAAAAGTGAATCAATCGATCttaaaaacgcattttacattttaagcgACCCTGGGTGTCGCATACAGACACTGTGAGAATGAACTCCAATATGCAAAAGCTGGCTCAAGTGTTCGCGGACGGATCGGACGGCGACGAGGAGTTTCTAGGATTTTCAGAGGCAGAACTTAGTAAGAACCCGGACAAGgtatttttatcatttcatttttcgaAAGAAGTATATGTGCCAAACGTACCTACTAACTTTGTGCACATCCCTAAATAGACTAAACAAACTGACCTGGCAAACAATCGAGGGACTATTTCTTACgtttgtgtgttgtttgacAAGAATGTCTCACAAACATCACGTTATATTTCTCCTAACTAACGACTAAGTCATGCCTCAATGTTTTAAACAAATTCACTTGCATCCTCATGTGGAACGCATTTACGTTTTAAAGGGACTTGTTATCTTCGATACttttgaaaacgctttttcattGCGTTTCCTGTGTTTATTATTACTTATATTGTTCATAATGTAGCCAGAGTCTGTCCCACTTTTATAGAGTCACAAGTTCTAAAGATCTAAAAATGTGATGTCTTGTGTTGAGTCAGGCATCAGATctggatgaagaagatgacCTTGAGTCCACAATTCAACCCTCCAGAGGAGCCAAAACCTTTCAGTTGCGGATTGCGTTGCGTCCCAACCTCCCCCTTCAActggatgaggaagaggatgatgaagtgCCAGCGAGGCCGGTGAAAAGAGGAGTGAAGAGAGGACGAAAGCCAGGCGTTGTAAACAAAGAAAAGCGTGTCAAGGTTGAGGAGCAGGAAACCCCTGCAGACGCACCTGCTCAGAACGCAGGATCGGAGTCATCTCTGGAGGTTTCTGACTCCTTCTTAGCAAAAAGGGAGCAGAACATACGTGCTAACAAAGCAATGGTAACCCAATATGAAGTTCATCCATCCCACCAGTCTCATAATTGTGCTTTTTCCTTAAGAAAACTCTTGTATTTCACTGCAACAGTTGGCTCAGCTGATGGCAGACCTGCAGAAGATGCCAGGAGGTCCGGGTCTGCTGAAGAAAGAAGCAGCCAAGACTAAAAAAGTCAAACGTGAAGTAAGAATTCTGCAGCCGAAAGTGATGCAGAAGCCTTTTGCTCATATTAAATACACTGCGCTCGCAACTGTTGTGTGAACTCACTTGCAGCACGCACCGCGTTCCGCCGAGTCCAGGAGAAACCCTGAGAGGGCATCACGCAGACAAACCAGATCCATGGGGGCCTGTGAGGATCGTTCTTTGGAGCCAGATCCTGAGCTTGAGCTCAGTCTTGAGGATCAGCTGCTAAAGGTCAACTTTAAAAAGTGTAGCATAACAACTGGAATTTTAAAAAGCTGCAGCTCATACTCTCCATCTTTGCATCATCAGGTGCAGCGCAGCCCACGCCGACGGAACACCTCACACTCCACCCGTCCCAACACTCACCGCGTCCGCCAAGTGGATGAGATCACCCAGGATGAACTGCTGCTCATCGCCGACAACATGACTGACAAAGTCTACGACAAAGTGGCGGTCAGTTGTGGTGGGATTGGAATTTGAAATAGCTCTGCAGGACTCAGTGGATCTGTGTGCGACTTGTTTCAGGGATCCACATGTCATCAGTGCAGACAGAAGACCAACGACACAAAGACATGCTGCCGCAGTGAGGACTGCCGAGGCATTCAGGGCCAGTTCTGTGGGCCCTGTCTGAGGAACCGTTATGGAGAGGATGTTAGGACGGCTTTGCTTGACCCGGTGGGTTGAGGCAAAACGGACCAAAAGTTCACTTCTGTTTTTCTCTATGTAGTCACTAGCATTGCTTCGGTCTTTTTGCTGAGTTTAACATTCAAACAGGGGAGCACGTGTGACTAGTTTGGAACCACAACTTTTCACGACCACAACTCGCATGAAGTGAACTGGCTCCAACGCTGTCGTGGTTGT
Above is a window of Synchiropus splendidus isolate RoL2022-P1 chromosome 6, RoL_Sspl_1.0, whole genome shotgun sequence DNA encoding:
- the LOC128760139 gene encoding cell division cycle-associated protein 7-like, giving the protein MNSNMQKLAQVFADGSDGDEEFLGFSEAELSKNPDKASDLDEEDDLESTIQPSRGAKTFQLRIALRPNLPLQLDEEEDDEVPARPVKRGVKRGRKPGVVNKEKRVKVEEQETPADAPAQNAGSESSLEVSDSFLAKREQNIRANKAMLAQLMADLQKMPGGPGLLKKEAAKTKKVKREHAPRSAESRRNPERASRRQTRSMGACEDRSLEPDPELELSLEDQLLKVQRSPRRRNTSHSTRPNTHRVRQVDEITQDELLLIADNMTDKVYDKVAGSTCHQCRQKTNDTKTCCRSEDCRGIQGQFCGPCLRNRYGEDVRTALLDPEWRCPPCRGICNCSFCRQREGRCPTGILIHLAQHHGFSDVHSYLVSLRNKLKDDDEAVEE